The genome window CGGCAGAAGCTTTTATATCGGTTTAAGATACGATTATTAATATTGTTATAAGGAGGGAGGTGCCGATTTTATCACACCTCCCTCTTTTTGATTATCGAAAAAAATCCCGCAAGGACATCAAATGAAATACAGAAAAATTTTCTTAACTCTCATTATAATACTCTTTTTTTATGCGAGCGCGGCATTCCCCTACCCTTTCTCCTTTACTGATCATGCCGGTAATAAAACCACAATTACAGCCAGACCTTCCAATGTTGTTTCACTTGTGCCGTCGGTGAGTGAAATAATCTGTAAAATAGGCGCGGCTGATGTCCTTAAAGGTGTTACATGGCACAGTACGCTGCCCCCGGAAATCGCAAAAAAAGATGTCATCGGGGGCTTTTTTTCACCAAGCCTGGCTAAAATAGAAAATATTCAACCGGATATTATTTTCGCAGCCCGGATCCAGAAAAATGTAATAAAGCGTTTCAGTAATGGGAAACAGATTCTTATAGACCTGGAAACAGATTCCATTAATGACAGCTATGACAATATCATGCTTCTGGGCAGGATATTCGATAAGGAACATGAAGCCGCCGCTATCGTAAAAAAGAACAGAGACGAACTGAAAATGATAGCCGGAAAAGTTGCCCGGATACCTCTTTCTGAAAGAAAAAGAGTCATGCGGCTGATGGGGCGTAAATCAATAATGACCCCGGGAGATGATTCCTTTCAAAATGAAATAATCAGAGCGGCCGGCGGAATTACGCCTGTTCTGGGCAAAAAAGGGAATATCGTGCCTGTTACAAAAGAAGAATGGATCGCGTTTAATCCCCAGGTTATCTATGGCTGCGGAGGCGATAAGGGAGCGGCTGATAAATTTTTCAGACTGCCAGGCTGGAAGGATGTGGATGCGGTCAAAAACAAACGAATATATAACTTCCCATGCGCTCTTACCTGCCGGGCCTCGACCAACACCGGATATTTTGTCTCCTGGCTCTCCGCCCGCATTTATAGAGATGAATATGCAGAGAGCAAAAACCGGATAAAACCTGAAAGAATTACAGAGAATAGAAGCATTGAAATAGATTTGGAATATATAAAAAAAGCAGGAATTGCATACAGCAATATTTATGATTTTCCCAACAAGACCCTTATCGTAGATTTTAAGAGACCGATGAAGGTTGTATCGACCCTGGAGGGTGCACGGACAGGGATAACTTCGGTAGGCAACCATTATTCACCTCCACCGTGCTGGGGAATAGGCCATCAATGCGGCCTTGCATCCTTGAGATCCCGTATTTACAAGGTGATCGAAAAAAACGAGGCCACCGCAAGTTTTCTTTTCACAGGCGCGGATATGGATAACCTTGCAGTAAAAATGGAAAATTTTAAAGAAATGAAGGTTTATGCCCTGGTTACTGCCGGAGTTATGTCAAATGCCGTGCGCATGTCGAAAAGTAATGGAAATTATTATGAACCCGGCACTATCAATATAACAATTTTAACCAACATGAAACTGACAGACAGAGCCATGACAAGGGCCATTATATCCGCCACCGAAGCAAAAACAGCCGCGCTGCTCGATCTTGATATCAGGAGCAGCTATAATGCCAAGGAATACAGGGCAACCGGAACAGGAACCGATAATATTATTGTGGTACAGGGCGCAGGAACTCTGATCGATAACACCGGAGGCCATACAAAAATGGGGGAACTGATCGCCAAAAGCGCTTATGAAGGAGTGAAAGAAGCAATATATAAGCAGAACGGCATTGTTGCTTCCCGCAACATTTTTCAGCGGCTCAAGGATCGTAAAATAAACATATTCGGTTTAGTCACGGAAATCGAATGTGACTGCAACATGAAAAAAAACGACCTGAGTACTGAGGTTGAAAAAATTCTGCTTGACCGGAAATATTCCGGTTTTCTTAAGGCCGCGCTTGTTATCAGCGATGATTATGAAAAAGGGCTGTTGTCGGACCTGAGTGCATATAAACTCTGGGCAGAAAATATATCTTTTGAGATAGCCGGCCGGAATATCGAGGAGGATAAAGATTTTGTCGGAAATGCTGCAATGCCGCTTGTGCTGAAAACAGCCCTTAATGCTATTATAAACGGCGCCTTTTATAAAATAAAATAAAGGAGTATTTTTATTTAATGTCAGTAGTGTCCGGTTAGGTTTTTGCATGTTATATGGGATAAAAAAATTAGAAAAATGTTCATTTTTTACTTGACAAACCAAATAAAAATTTTTTATCGTTTTGTTATAAAATATAATTATAACAAGGAGTTAAGACAAAAATGGACATATTCAATATCCCAAAAAAGAATTTTAATCCCCAATCTCATGCTCGATTTCTCAAACCTTTGCAAAAGATTTTTCCTGACACGCCACAGCTTAAATCCCGAGGTCACAGGCCATTGAAAATGACTTTTGAAGATCAGCTTCACGCACTGATATTTTTCCATCTACAAGAACATGAATCAGCTCGTGATCTTATTCAACACCTTAAAGAAGACGATTTTGCCAAAGAATGTGTCGCTCCAGATGGAGGGATCAGTCGTAGCAGTTTTTCCGAAATTATCAATTCTCGAGGGCTTGAACAGCTTGAATATGTTTTTCAAGCTCTTTGCAGCCAGGCACAAAATGCTTTACCATCAAATTATTCAGATCTCGGTGAACTCGTTTCCATTGATGGATCTTTAATTGATGCAGTTCTGTCCATGTACTGGGCTGATTACAGAAAAGGCGCTAAAAAAGCAAAAGGCCATTTCGGCTTTGATGTCAATCGCAAGATTCCTATAAAAATTCATCTGACAAATGGAAATGGCGCTGAACGCCCCTTTGTCAGGTCTATCCTTACAAAAGGCCAAACAGGAATCATGGATCGGGGGTATCAATCACATAAGGATTTTGATCTTCTTCAGGATGAAAAAAAACATTTTGTTTGCCGCATCAAAGCGAAAACAACAAGAACTATTATCAAAGAGCAGCCTGTTGATCCCGACAGCTATATTTTTTATGATGCTGTGGTTCTTCTTGGCACTCCTGGGGTAAACCAGACCAGAAAGCCGGTTCGACTGGTTGGTTATAAAATTGCCGGTGTCAAATATTTTGTGGCAACTGATCGTTATGATCTTACAGCCGAGCAGGTTGCAACCGTTTATAAGCTTAGATGGGATATCGAAACTTTTTTCAAATGGTGGAAGAAACATTTAAAAGTGTACCACTTGATTGCTCACAGTAGATATGGCCTGATGGTTCAAATCCTTGCGGGGTTAATAACCTACCTGCTTATGGCCATATACTGCCATGAACAGTTTAATGAACCTGTATCAATAAAGAGGATTCGTCAGCTTAGAAATACCATCCAGAACGAATTACGTACTGACGAAAAAAACGTATGGTCTAATAATCTGATTATCAAAGAGCAAATGCTATATGCAAAAACTTAACCGGACACTACTGATTTAATGTGATTAAAAAGCCTTTTTCCGGGCATTTTTTTCAGCCTTGGAATTTTTGCATGGGGAACAAGAAAAAAGCATATCCTTTATTCATTCCTTTTGGCGATTCTTGTAACTACGGCAACTCAGGCGATATTCCCATCCGGTACCGCCCTGGCCGGCGAAGATGTTCAAACTCTTGGAACCATTGTAGTAACGGCTGAAAAATTATCCGATTATATAAAAAATCATCCCCAGCAGGTTGTGATGCTTGATCAAAAAGAGATCGAGGAACAAAATTTTCTGGAAGTCGCAGAAGCAATCACTTCAATGCACGGGGTTGAAGTTAGGAGACACTATTATGAATAGAACAGCAGGAAAAACACCCATTCTCCTGGCAGCTTTCGGCACCACCTCCAAAGCCATTGAAACATATTCTTTTATCGACGATATTGTAAAAAAAAGATTTCCAGGCCATGAAGTATTATGGTCTTATTCGTCCAGAATGGTTAAAGACCGGATAAAGAAAAAAAATAATACCGAGTTAAAACATCCCCATCAGGTTCTGTCTGAATTAAAGTCCCGGGGCTTCGCCTGGGCTGCGGTTCAATCCATGCACCTGATGTGCGGACATGAATTTTACCGCCTGGTGGATGAGGCCAAAGAATGCGAGATAAGAACATCAATAGGCCTGCCCCTGCTCTACTCGCCCATAGACTACAAAAAGGTCTTGGCAGCGCTCGATTATTTAATTCCTTCCGTAAAAGAGGATGCAGTCGTATTTATCGGTCACGGCACTGATCATTCAGCCTGGGCAGCCTATGCCGCCCTTTTGAATATGCTGCGCGAGTCCGGCAAATCGAATGCCTATGTCGGAGTTGTGGAGGAAGGACACGCCTCAATGGAAGAAGTTGTCATAGCAGTCAGCCGGGCGGGATATAAGCATGTGCGGCTCGTGCCTTTGATGCTTGTGGCCGGAGTCCATTTTATGGAAGACATGGCCGGCAACGAAAATTCATGGAAAATAGCATTTGAAGCAAAAAATATTTCCGTATCACTGGAGCAGGATGGATTAGGCCTTAACAACAGTATTATAGAGATATTCTGCCAACATATTCATGATGCCCTTGATGTTATTCCATCAGGGCAATAGCGTTTCAAAAAAACGCACCGCTGTCGGCGGTCGGGTGACTGGTTGGCCATTTATTTATTTCTTGGGGAAATACTTCACATCGTCTATATTCTTAAAATCTGAATCTTGGGTCCAGATGATAGCCTCGATTTTTTTTGCTGTTGCAAGAATAATACTGTCAGCCAAATGCCTCCCGGACTACTTTTGGTATAACGACTTAATATTTTGGTGATACGGTTACAGTTTGCATGTCAAAGTCTCCATCGATATTGTTTCGTAATACAATAATATGATCGATAACGCAGTGAAATTATTTATATGACAATCTATACCTTATATTTTTTTGAAACATACCCTCTCAAACCCCAGTGCCGCCACTACAAATTTTTGCAGCCGCAAGTTCCCATGCCTTTGCTCAAGCTTTTTACCGTACTCTTTTACCTGTTTTTTGCCATCTTTCATCTGCTTTACAATCTCAGAGAGGCTGCAAAGCTCATCTTCAGACAACTTTTTTGCCTGTTCAGCACTTATTCCTGCATCTTTGAGCTTTATAAATTTAAATTCAATCAAAACATCAAATATTTTACCATACCTCTTGTCAGGTCTGATAATCATGGTGAGATCTGCATAGCGGCGGTCAATCTCTTTTTCAGAATCCATGATATAAATAATATCATTATAAAGAAGAGTCAGAAAAGCGGTTTTTACAGTCAGTTCATTGGCCCACCTATAATCCCTGTTATGAAAAACCTTGAAATATCTTTCTTCCATAAATCTGCACAAAGGAGCCATATCCCCTTTTTGATAGACCTTTTCCGCGGCAAGCTTTCCATTATCCCTGTCATCAGGCTCCGGCAAAAGCATCTTTTGAACCCGTTCCACATAAAGACTTTGCATAACGAGATTGGGAACTTTTAAGATTACCTGCAAGTCTTCTGTATCACCTGCAATGGTCAATACCCCGAAATAATAGAGAAAAGAGACCAGAAATGTATTGTCGCGGGATTTATCCGTCAGCATCTCCTCTATGCCAAATCGTTTACTGATTTTTGCTGCAACAACCTGCTGTTCTTTTTCCATCAGGCTCATCAACAGATCACTTCCCTTTGGAATTTGAGCAATGTATTTAAGCTTTGCCTCATCTACCGCAAGATTATCATCCAGCATCTCCCTTGGATAGTTGCATGATTTTTCAAATTGTTTAAAAAAATATAAGCAAAGAGTTGGATTATAAATTTGTTCATCTGCTGTATGGGAAAAAATATAACCATTATAATAAGTCTGCATTAAACTTACAGCTTCCTTGATTTTTTCTTTTTCAAAACCACATTCATCAACAATTTTTTTCAGAACATCTTCAATTTCATTCTGCTTAAATCCGCACAGATCATTAAACTCCGGCTCAAAATAGATATTTTCGGCAATATTATATCCGCTTGTAATATCGCTCATCACAACAGGCGAAACCCCTGTAATAAATACACGATCAAACATAGAGCTTGAAGTTGAGGCTTTTACTGCTTTAAAAAAAGTTCTAAGGGGGCCCTCCTCATGCACAAGAGCCTTATATCTGCCTTCAGAGCTTTGGACCCCCATCATAACTGTATTTGCAAAATTATCATATTCATCTATGAGAAGATATACAGGGTATGGGGTCATGCGGGCTGAAGTAATAAGAGATTTCATTGAAAAAAGGGCATCTTCCCGATCAATCTCAATCGCAGGCAGTTCAAATCCTTTATAATTATAAACTTTATAAAATTCGATAATACATGCATTAATATGATTAAAAAGAGCCTTTTTTACATCTTCAGCACTGCCGGTGGGATCAACACATGAAAAATCAAGCTTCAAAATAAAGTATGAATTACGCAGATCAGTGGGATTTTTTCCGATCTTCAATCCACCAAATATTTCTTCAAATTCATCTTTTTTTGCCACATCATAGTAATTTTCCAGCATGGAAAGTACAAGACTCTTGCCAAAGCGTCTGGGACGGATAAAGAGCTGAGATTTTGTATTTTCAAGCAGGGGAATTTTGTCTGTTCTGTCACAATAAAAATATTTTTCCCTGATAATACTTCTAAAATCAGCTATTCCGTATGGATATTTCATTGCCGGCCCCTTTTTAAGGTCTCTTTCCATCATTATAATATATAAAATCTTAAATCTAAACCGGATATTTTTTACAGGTTAATAAAAAAAGACGATTGCCTCTCAAACCCTTCTCAAACTTTGCGCCTTAATGACGCTTTTCCAAGATAGTGGCAAGGATGCATTTACACTGCCTTGCCAAAATGCAATTAATAACGCAGCACAAAGAGTTATAGCTACAGCAAGAAAGGATTTTAGCAATGCAAGGCGTAGCGCATTTGCGGAATCAACTGCATTAATAAGGAAATCTCGCACCTTAGGCTTATATGTTCCTTTTTGATAGTTCCTTTTCAGGTCAGGAGCCTCTAAATTTATAGCAATATTGTGGTTAGCAGCTATCCTTTGATATTTAGAAAATTTAAAAATAAAAAGAAAAGTTGCCAACCAAATATTTGCTCTTTTA of Desulfosarcina sp. BuS5 contains these proteins:
- a CDS encoding IS4 family transposase; this translates as MDIFNIPKKNFNPQSHARFLKPLQKIFPDTPQLKSRGHRPLKMTFEDQLHALIFFHLQEHESARDLIQHLKEDDFAKECVAPDGGISRSSFSEIINSRGLEQLEYVFQALCSQAQNALPSNYSDLGELVSIDGSLIDAVLSMYWADYRKGAKKAKGHFGFDVNRKIPIKIHLTNGNGAERPFVRSILTKGQTGIMDRGYQSHKDFDLLQDEKKHFVCRIKAKTTRTIIKEQPVDPDSYIFYDAVVLLGTPGVNQTRKPVRLVGYKIAGVKYFVATDRYDLTAEQVATVYKLRWDIETFFKWWKKHLKVYHLIAHSRYGLMVQILAGLITYLLMAIYCHEQFNEPVSIKRIRQLRNTIQNELRTDEKNVWSNNLIIKEQMLYAKT
- a CDS encoding adenosylcobinamide amidohydrolase → MKYRKIFLTLIIILFFYASAAFPYPFSFTDHAGNKTTITARPSNVVSLVPSVSEIICKIGAADVLKGVTWHSTLPPEIAKKDVIGGFFSPSLAKIENIQPDIIFAARIQKNVIKRFSNGKQILIDLETDSINDSYDNIMLLGRIFDKEHEAAAIVKKNRDELKMIAGKVARIPLSERKRVMRLMGRKSIMTPGDDSFQNEIIRAAGGITPVLGKKGNIVPVTKEEWIAFNPQVIYGCGGDKGAADKFFRLPGWKDVDAVKNKRIYNFPCALTCRASTNTGYFVSWLSARIYRDEYAESKNRIKPERITENRSIEIDLEYIKKAGIAYSNIYDFPNKTLIVDFKRPMKVVSTLEGARTGITSVGNHYSPPPCWGIGHQCGLASLRSRIYKVIEKNEATASFLFTGADMDNLAVKMENFKEMKVYALVTAGVMSNAVRMSKSNGNYYEPGTINITILTNMKLTDRAMTRAIISATEAKTAALLDLDIRSSYNAKEYRATGTGTDNIIVVQGAGTLIDNTGGHTKMGELIAKSAYEGVKEAIYKQNGIVASRNIFQRLKDRKINIFGLVTEIECDCNMKKNDLSTEVEKILLDRKYSGFLKAALVISDDYEKGLLSDLSAYKLWAENISFEIAGRNIEEDKDFVGNAAMPLVLKTALNAIINGAFYKIK
- a CDS encoding AAA family ATPase, with the protein product MKYPYGIADFRSIIREKYFYCDRTDKIPLLENTKSQLFIRPRRFGKSLVLSMLENYYDVAKKDEFEEIFGGLKIGKNPTDLRNSYFILKLDFSCVDPTGSAEDVKKALFNHINACIIEFYKVYNYKGFELPAIEIDREDALFSMKSLITSARMTPYPVYLLIDEYDNFANTVMMGVQSSEGRYKALVHEEGPLRTFFKAVKASTSSSMFDRVFITGVSPVVMSDITSGYNIAENIYFEPEFNDLCGFKQNEIEDVLKKIVDECGFEKEKIKEAVSLMQTYYNGYIFSHTADEQIYNPTLCLYFFKQFEKSCNYPREMLDDNLAVDEAKLKYIAQIPKGSDLLMSLMEKEQQVVAAKISKRFGIEEMLTDKSRDNTFLVSFLYYFGVLTIAGDTEDLQVILKVPNLVMQSLYVERVQKMLLPEPDDRDNGKLAAEKVYQKGDMAPLCRFMEERYFKVFHNRDYRWANELTVKTAFLTLLYNDIIYIMDSEKEIDRRYADLTMIIRPDKRYGKIFDVLIEFKFIKLKDAGISAEQAKKLSEDELCSLSEIVKQMKDGKKQVKEYGKKLEQRHGNLRLQKFVVAALGFERVCFKKI
- a CDS encoding sirohydrochlorin cobaltochelatase, whose protein sequence is MNRTAGKTPILLAAFGTTSKAIETYSFIDDIVKKRFPGHEVLWSYSSRMVKDRIKKKNNTELKHPHQVLSELKSRGFAWAAVQSMHLMCGHEFYRLVDEAKECEIRTSIGLPLLYSPIDYKKVLAALDYLIPSVKEDAVVFIGHGTDHSAWAAYAALLNMLRESGKSNAYVGVVEEGHASMEEVVIAVSRAGYKHVRLVPLMLVAGVHFMEDMAGNENSWKIAFEAKNISVSLEQDGLGLNNSIIEIFCQHIHDALDVIPSGQ